The Streptomyces sp. NBC_00510 genomic interval GCCTTGTTGATCTGCGTGCTCACGCTGGGGAGGGTCTCGGTCGTGAGCGAGGTGGTGAGGTGCCAGGTCATGGAGACGAAGCCGGAGCAGTCGGTGCGGTAGGAGTGGTCGCCGTCGACGTCGGTGGCGTAGGCGCTCTGGCTGTACTGGATGTTGCGGTTGTACCAGTCCTTGGCCCGGGCGATGACCTCGTTGCGGTAGATGGTGCCGCCCTGCACGGACTTGGGCGGGGCCGGCGCCACGTAGGCGCAGTTGTTCGCGTAGGCCGACAGCAGGCTCTGGGTCCAGCCGGACGCGTCCACCGGGTCGTCGGAGTGGTACGCGATGTCGCTGCCGTCACCGTCGGTCGGGTCCGAGTCGTGGTACCAGTACATGCCGCCGTTGGTACGGCCGTAGTAGAGACCGCCGCCCGGCGAGGAGAGCGAGTCCACCGCCGACCAGCCGCTCGGCTTCAGGACCGAGCTGTCCCAGTCGTTCACGCCGTTGATCTTGTAGCTGAGCAGTCGGCCGTCCGAGGTCGAGGCGATGATGCGGTCGTCGCCCGCGGCGGCGAGCGTCTTGAGGACGAAGCCGGTGTCGATCACGACGTGCTGGCCTATGTGGGCCGACCCTGCGGGCTTGGCCTGCGACACCAAGTACTGGTGGAGCTGGCCGTCGACCGTCCCGTAGAGGTGACCGGCGCCGTCGTAGACCAACTTGTCGAAGGTCCAGCCGCCGTCCCAGATCTTGACGACTCCCGCGAGCGTGAGGGACGTGTTGTTCGTCTGCACGTCGACCCGGTAGAGGTCGCCGGTGGTCGAAGTGACCAGCACCGTGTTGAAGTTGAGGGCCGCCATCGTCTTGGGCGTGAAGCCGAGGTTCGGGCCGATGAGCGTCTTGACGCGGTCGCCGGTGTTCGGCTCGATCTGCGTGTACGTCAGCCGGCCGTCGGACAGCGTGCCGTACATCGACACGTCACCGGTGCACGACGCGACGGCGTGCGCGGCTCCGGCGGTGGTCGCGACCAAGCCGAGGGACATCGCGCTGACGGCGACCACGGCGGCGGTGGTACGGCGGAGGGCATGGCTCAGCTTCATGATTTCTCCTGCGGTGGGTAGTACGAGCGGGCGGCGGTACATCCCCGGCCCAAACAGCTGCCCTGCAGGTGCAGCTGTGAAGGATGTCTCGGGTGTGACGCCCGGTGGCAGGAACTACTTTCGCCGCAGGTCACGCGGGTTGGAAGAGAAGGCGAATGGACGTAAACGTCCTTGGCCTGTTACGTCCTGACGGCACGTCGGCCACGTCGGGAGGTCAGGTAATCACGGAGGTAGCCGTCACGGATCTCGTGGCGGACCTGACGGCTTGCCTCGCTTCGGTTCAGTTCCTCGACGCCGCGCGTTCCGTGAGAGCGTGGTTGCCGGCGCCGAGGCCCGGGCTTCCGGCGCCCGCGTCGCCGCGGGCGGGCATCGGGCGACCGCTCGCTCGGCTTCCTGCGGGGAGCGGTGTCCGAGCCCGCACGATATGGCGATGTCGACCTGCCGTCCCACGGCGTCCTCCGCCAGCCCGAGCACGGTGAGCTGCTCGCCGTGGGACTGGCTCTCGTGGGCGATGCCCGCGACAAGCGGCGGGCGGTCCGCGCCCGCAGTCGCCGGAGCGGCGCGTACTACCCGCGATGGGCGGCAGGCGGCTCCTGTGTGGGGTGGAGCCTCCGTTCTCGCTGGTCAGAGCCGTGGCAACCTTGATCGTCGGTAATCGGGAGTACGGTGGGGGCACCGAAGGCATTTCGTGCGTTGGCATCAGCGTTGGCGTCGTCGTCGGAAATGGGCATGCCCGGCGCACCAGCCGGGCCGGAAGGCGGCGTCATGGCCGCGACGACGATTCGGGCGACGCACGCCCACATGTGCCCTCCGGCCGGGGCAGGGTTGTGCCTCACACTTGGCAGATCGCGGTTAGACGGGTGGGCCCGAGCATGGTGGCCGCGCTCCAGGGTCCACTCGGAAACCGGTGCCGCCGAACTCGCCTTGGCCCGCGGCTTTCGTCCTCTCGATCGGACCGCCACGGAGGCGTGGATCACGCGAAGGAACCACGAGCAGGCCGCTACTCCGGAAACCCACGGCCAGGAAACGGCGTGTGAGGGCGAAGGCGGCCGGTGAGCTGCGGGTCCGTCGCGAGAAGACTGGAGACACACATGGGAACCGACGCATCGCTCCCGGAGGGCGAACTCGCCGAGGTCCGTATCACCGCCGCCTCTCCCGAAGTGGCACGACGCGTGGCTGAGGTACTGCGTACGTGGTTCGCGAGCACCGAACAACGCAGCTACCCCGCCGGCGTCACGGGCAGTGGTACCCGACTGCATCTGACGGTGGACACCGCCCACACACCGCAGCTGCACAGCGGATTCCAGCGGTGGCTCGCCGCCGCTTCACGGACGGGTGGCTGAGATGCCCATCGGCAGCATGCAGGCCACCCGCCCCGGGGCCGAGGAGGGGCCCGTCCGGGTCAGGCTGGTCCGGCGTGACCTGGGGCCGCACTGGCTCGACGGCGTATGGTGGCCGCGGAGCCACGATCTCGGCAAGGGCCTGCCCGGTCTGCTGGCGGCCCTGGACGAACGCTGGCCCGGCATCAGCCGCATCACGGTGAGCGGTCCGATGTGGCGCATGGGGCCGCAGGAGTTTCGGTTCGGGGGCCGGAACATACACATCAACCGGGCCGCCGCGACCCCGCGGCCGAACACCATCTGTCTGGTGTCCTACGGGGTCGGCCGCTGCGA includes:
- a CDS encoding tachylectin-related carbohydrate-binding protein — its product is MKLSHALRRTTAAVVAVSAMSLGLVATTAGAAHAVASCTGDVSMYGTLSDGRLTYTQIEPNTGDRVKTLIGPNLGFTPKTMAALNFNTVLVTSTTGDLYRVDVQTNNTSLTLAGVVKIWDGGWTFDKLVYDGAGHLYGTVDGQLHQYLVSQAKPAGSAHIGQHVVIDTGFVLKTLAAAGDDRIIASTSDGRLLSYKINGVNDWDSSVLKPSGWSAVDSLSSPGGGLYYGRTNGGMYWYHDSDPTDGDGSDIAYHSDDPVDASGWTQSLLSAYANNCAYVAPAPPKSVQGGTIYRNEVIARAKDWYNRNIQYSQSAYATDVDGDHSYRTDCSGFVSMTWHLTTSLTTETLPSVSTQINKADLRPGDALNDYSDHAVLFAGWKNQDAGTFYYYAEGSTATDMNYSTANVYSGDIGGHPASSYVALRYKKIA
- a CDS encoding DUF5994 family protein; the protein is MPIGSMQATRPGAEEGPVRVRLVRRDLGPHWLDGVWWPRSHDLGKGLPGLLAALDERWPGISRITVSGPMWRMGPQEFRFGGRNIHINRAAATPRPNTICLVSYGVGRCDLLVVPPGATPDEARRLMDSVVGSDGARAGCPPR